In Bos mutus isolate GX-2022 chromosome 2, NWIPB_WYAK_1.1, whole genome shotgun sequence, one DNA window encodes the following:
- the LOC102283216 gene encoding intraflagellar transport protein 70B, translated as MAGLGGSQIPDGEFTAVVYRLIRDARYAEAVQLLGGELQRSPRSRAGLSLLGYCYYRLQEFALAAECYEQLGQLHPELEQYRLYQAQALYKACLYPEATRVSLLLLDNPAYHNRVLRLQAAIKYSEADLPGARSLVEQLLSEGGEDSGGENELDGQVNLGCLLYKEGHYEAACSKFSAALQASGYRPDLSYNLALAYYSSRHYALALKHIADIIEHGIRQHPELGVGMTTVGIDVRSVGNTVVLHQTALVEAFNLRAAIEYQLRNYEAAQEALTDMPPRAEEELDPVTLHNQALMNMDARPTEGFEKLQFLLQQIPFPPETFGNLLLLYCEYEYFDLAADVLAENAHLTYEFLTPYLYDFLDAMVTCQTAPEEAFIKLDGLAGMLTEQLRKLTIQVQEARHNKDDEAVKKAVNEYEDTLEKYIPVLMAQAKIYWNLENYPMVEKLFRKSVEFCNDHHVWKLNVAHVLFMQENKYKEAIGFYEPIVKKHYDNILNVSAIVLANLCVSYIMISQNEEAEELMRKIGKEEEQLSYDDPDKKIYHLCIVNLVIGTLYCAKGNYDFGISQVIKSLEPCNKKLGTDTWYYAKRCFLSLLENMSKHTIMLRDSVIQECVQFLEHCELYGRDIPAVIEETLEEERMHIGKNTVTYESRELKALIYEIIGWNM; from the coding sequence ATGGCGGGCCTGGGGGGTTCGCAGATCCCCGACGGGGAGTTCACCGCGGTTGTCTACCGACTCATCCGGGATGCCCGGTACGCCGAGGCCGTGCAGCTGCTGGGCGGAGAGCTCCAGCGGAGCCCGAGAAGCCGCGCCGGGCTGTCGCTGCTGGGCTACTGCTACTACCGCCTACAGGAGTTCGCGCTGGCTGCCGAGTGCTATGAGCAGCTGGGCCAGCTGCACCCGGAGCTGGAGCAGTACCGCCTGTACCAGGCCCAGGCCCTGTACAAGGCCTGCCTTTACCCAGAGGCCACCCGCGTGTCCTTGCTCCTCCTGGACAACCCCGCCTACCACAACCGGGTCCTCCGTCTCCAAGCCGCGATTAAGTACAGCGAGGCAGACCTGCCCGGggccaggagcctggtggagcaGCTActgagtgaaggaggagaagacagCGGGGGCGAGAACGAGCTGGATGGCCAGGTCAATCTGGGTTGTCTGCTCTACAAGGAGGGACATTATGAAGCCGCGTGTTCCAAGTTCTCTGCGGCCCTGCAGGCTTCGGGCTACCGGCCTGATCTTTCCTACAACCTGGCTTTGGCCTATTATAGCAGCCGGCACTATGCCCTAGCTCTGAAGCATATCGCGGACATTATTGAGCATGGCATCCGCCAGCACCCAGAGCTGGGTGTGGGCATGACCACTGTGGGCATTGATGTTCGAAGTGTTGGCAACACCGTAGTCCTTCACCAGACTGCCCTGGTGGAAGCCTTCAACCTCAGGGCCGCCATAGAATACCAACTGAGAAACTATGAGGCGGCCCAGGAGGCCCTCACTGACATGCCACCAAGAGCAGAGGAGGAGTTAGACCCCGTGACCCTGCACAATCAGGCACTAATGAACATGGATGCCAGGCCCACAGAAGGGTTTGAAAAACTACAGTTTTTGCTCCAGCAGATCCCCTTTCCCCCAGAGACCTTTGGCAACCTGTTGCTGCTCTATTGTGAATATGAGTATTTTGACCTGGCAGCAGACGTCCTGGCAGAGAATGCCCATTTGACTTACGAATTCCTCACACCCTATCTCTATGACTTCTTGGATGCCATGGTCACTTGCCAGACAGCTCCTGAAGAGGCTTTCATTAAGCTTGATGGCCTAGCAGGGATGCTGACTGAACAGCTCCGGAAACTCACCATACAAGTGCAGGAAGCAAGACACAATAAAGATGATGAAGCTGTCAAAAAGGCAGTGAATGAATATGAGGACACCCTTGAGAAGTACATTCCTGTGTTGATGGCCCAGGCCAAAATCTACTGGAACCTTGAAAATTACCCAATGGTGGAAAAACTCTTCCGCAAATCTGTGGAATTCTGTAACGACCACCATGTGTGGAAGCTGAATGTGGCTCATGTTCTGTTCATGCaggaaaacaaatacaaagaagCCATAGGTTTTTATGAGCCCATAGTCAAGAAGCATTATGACAACATCCTGAATGTCAGTGCTATTGTGCTGGCCAACCTGTGTGTTTCGTATATTATGATAAGTcaaaatgaagaagctgaggagTTGATGAGGAAGATTGGAAAGGAGGAAGAGCAGCTCTCCTATGATGACCCAGATAAGAAAATCTACCATCTCTGCATTGTGAATCTGGTGATAGGGACGCTTTATTGTGCCAAAGGGAATTATGACTTTGGTATTTCCCAGGTTATCAAAAGCTTAGAACCTTGTAATAAAAAACTAGGAACTGATACATGGTATTATGCCAAAAGATGCTTCCTGTCATTATTAGAAAACATGTCAAAACACACCATCATGCTTCGTGACAGTGTCATTCAAGAATGTGTTCAGTTTTTAGAACACTGTGAACTTTATGGGAGGGACATACCTGCAGTTATTGAAGAAaccctggaagaagaaagaatgcaTATTGGAAAGAATACAGTCACATACGAATCCAGAGAGTTAAAAGCTTTGATTTATGAGATTATAGGATGGAATATGTAG